The following coding sequences are from one Lolium rigidum isolate FL_2022 chromosome 6, APGP_CSIRO_Lrig_0.1, whole genome shotgun sequence window:
- the LOC124662427 gene encoding uncharacterized protein LOC124662427 codes for MAAVSAKSVALLAAVLLVLVASAAATARTVEREEVVSLGSLAPSLAPAPAPTMLSAASALAPGAWAVAALVSLLAFLGH; via the coding sequence ATGGCCGCCGTCTCCGCCAAGTCCGTCGCCCTCCTCGCGGCGGTGCTCCTCGTGCTCGTCGCGTCGGCCGCAGCGACCGCAAGGACTGTAGAGCGGGAGGAGGTGGTTTCCCTTGGCAGCCTCGCGCCATCGCTcgccccggcgccggcgccgacgatGCTCAGCGCGGCGAGCGCCCTCGCCCCCGGCGCCTGGGCCGTGGCCGCTCTCGTCTCGCTCCTCGCCTTCCTCGGTCACTGA